A stretch of the Ananas comosus cultivar F153 linkage group 14, ASM154086v1, whole genome shotgun sequence genome encodes the following:
- the LOC109720502 gene encoding uncharacterized protein LOC109720502, whose product MVHLPNLGKLRPDSELLLKAAAAAAAAETERMGVKVEIEDPLDEEYGPFDKRSKFASPQQEWSPGVAVVSSEAMPYNLLNEPSPLGLRLRKSPSLVDLIQMRLSQANGEPEKTKESRPTGGGLASSEKLKASNFPASLLKIGDWERVSKYENDLVAKCYFAKHKLVWEVLDGGLKSKIEIQWSEITALKATCPENGPGTLDVVLAKQPLFFRETNPQPRKHTLWQSTSDFTGGQASIHRRHFLQCPQGLLNKHFEKLIQCDPRLCLLSRQPDFILENPYFELKSSVGEDPVELKFHHSDSMNEGHPLQIQQVQEMKPSIVAQTHSPISVTDSQVSEENASGETDAPQSSGSQFKVPGFWPSMSISEFMNHLEHHISGPINLGHQPLHEDLLNKEKLEHLAQYLLNDSQSSPTADEKSLMSRVNSFCCLIQKDPTTIQNLQIAAANSETAGTDGNYDDKSDKKPVRTFAASDGGTNGVSGFKQPGSISRKDSVGELLMHLPRIASLPQILHRYVAGKPL is encoded by the exons ATGGTTCATCTGCCGAATCTCGGGAAGCTTCGGCCGGATTCTGAGCTCCTTCtaaaggcggcggcggcggcggcggcggcggagacggaGAGGATGGGGGTGAAGGTGGAGATCGAGGATCCGTTGGATGAGGAGTATGGGCCGTTTGATAAGAGGTCAAAATTCGCCTCTCCCCAGCAG GAATGGAGCCCTGGTGTTGCTGTGGTCTCTTCAGAGGCCATGCCTTACAATTTGCTTAATGAACCGAGCCCATTGGGGCTGCGGCTGAGAAAGAGCCCGTCTTTGGTGGATTTGATTCAGATGAGGCTTTCTCAAGCAAATGGTGAGCCTGAGAAAACAAAGGAATCTAGGCCCACCGGCGGTGGTTTGGCTTCTTCTGAAAAGTTGAAGGCCTCGAATTTTCCTGCTTCTCTTTTGAAGATTGGCGATTGGGAG CGTGTATCAAAATATGAGAATGATCTGGTAGCAAAATGCTATTTCGCGAAGCATAAACTTGTGTGGGAGGTTCTTGATGGTGGTTTGAAGAGCAAAATTGAGATACAATGGTCTGAGATCACTGCTCTGAAGGCAACTTGCCCGGAAAACGGACCTGGGACCTTGGATGTTGTG TTGGCTAAGCAACCGCTCTTCTTTAGAGAAACCAACCCCCAGCCTCGGAAGCATACTTTGTGGCAGTCAACATCAGACTTTACTGGCGGGCAAGCAAGTATACACAG GAGGCATTTTCTGCAGTGCCCCCAAGGTCTGCTAAACAAGCATTTTGAGAAGCTGATTCAATGTGACCCGCGCTTATGCTTACTGAGTCGCCAACCAGATTTTATATTGGAGAACCCTTACTTTGAACTGAAGAGCTCTGTTGGTGAAGACCCAGTAGAGTTGAAGTTCCATCATTCTGACAGTATGAACGAGGGCCATCCTTTGCAAATTCAACAAGTCCAGGAGATGAAACCCAGCATTGTGGCTCAAACTCATTCACCAATCTCAG TAACAGATTCTCAGGTAAGCGAAGAAAATGCTTCTGGTGAAACTGATGCGCCACAGAGTAGTGGGAGTCAGTTCAAAGTGCCTGGATTTTGGCCTTCGATGTCTATAAGTGAATTTATGAACCACTTAGAGCATCATATTTCGGGCCCGATAAATCTAGGGCATCAACCACTGCATGAAGATTTATTGAACAAAGAAAAGTTAGAACACTTAGCCCAATACCTTCTCAACGACTCGCAGAGCTCGCCCACTGCAGATGAAAAGTCCCTCATGTCGAGGGTCAACTCTTTTTGCTGCTTGATCCAGAAAGATCCTACCACAATTCAAAATTTGCAGATAGCTGCTGCTAATTCTGAAACAGCTGGTACAGATGGCAACTATGATGATAAAAGTGACAAAAAGCCGGTGCGTACTTTTGCTGCTTCTGATGGGGGGACTAATGGTGTTTCTGGGTTCAAGCAGCCGGGGAGTATCTCTCGGAAAGACTCAGTTGGAGAGCTTCTGATGCATCTACCTCGCATTGCTTCACTCCCTCAAATCTTGCACCGCTATGTTGCCGGAAAACCCCTATAA
- the LOC109720458 gene encoding DNA-directed RNA polymerase III subunit RPC5 isoform X4: MDDLDLDLDLDLDGASHRPAASSSRFRPKLKGKAPKQEPSDPPNPPPPPPQAPTAKPDPEIPLSAAPAAPPAAESTSAAMDLDVGGGGDDDGEDSVVREIEVFLTRGPLNDDARLYVMQYPLRPSWRPYELDERCVEVRVQPKEPKIEVDLSIDENSENYDREVPEHLRIKKQTLSSSTVPQVTSYAIGLRKSNQIFLNSIDAIVQLRPSMVHLDAEPQKRKHGTQNIEGKMVSENSNEKVEDTEVWISLDYQRVGSISSESYLQKMAASENRPIEFSMKQSDYVTSLCPMTSSDSKKASRPPLSREVKQAILGRFCETHTCAALRPKRTKVPKWKHWEFLALSLEERLRKWLIEVSQVNRFDALMHLAPTNSIREVLELLQRHAYLVRGLWVCKSSLLYNGAEVDARDYILYLFTKNQSVQPVQLKQLRVKRESIASIMTPLAIQRLDFKDWKFKEPVDSSFSKRYPEIVKEQENAWSIRVKNISDSLELHKVPTHFTLKTKSSPNPNVSKSLTSSKVEPISSRDGIARPGGNTMSAETKKFLHEALEKLFSDRQVRSLNSIVRDLREFAKRRSALPKDKSRNLINAATSGASAPSAELHSVVTEVAVQMHGVYIMKSSEKKSLRL; encoded by the exons ATGGACGACCTCGACCTCGACCTCGACCTCGACCTTGACGGCGCCTCCCACCGCCCCGCAGCCTCCTCCTCCCGCTTCCGCCCCAAGCTCAAGGGCAAGGCCCCCAAGCAAGAGCCCTCCGACCCCCcgaaccctcctcctcctcctcctcaggcTCCCACGGCGAAACCCGACCCCGAAATCCCCCTCTCCGCCGCGCCCGCCGCTCCCCCAGCGGCGGAGAGCACCAGCGCCGCGATGGACCTggacgtcggcggcggcggcgacgacgacggagAGGATTCGGTAGTGCGGGAGATTGAGGTATTCCTCACCCGGGGACCCCTCAACGATGACGCTAGG CTCTACGTCATGCAGTATCCGCTTAGGCCATCTTGGCGTCCATATGAATTGGATGAAAGATGTGTAGAG GTGCGGGTGCAACCTAAAGAACCGAAAATTGAAGTTGACTTGAGTATTGACGAAAACAGTGAAAACTATGATCGAGAGGTGCCTGAACATTTGAGAATAAAAAAGCAG ACGCTATCATCATCGACTGTACCTCAAGTAACAAGCTATGCCATTGGGCTGAGAAAAAGTAACCAA ATTTTCTTGAACTCAATCGATGCTATAGTGCAACTTCGGCCATCAATGGTGCATTTAGATGCTGAGCCACAAAAGAGAAAGCACGGCACTCAGAACATAGAG GGGAAAATGGTATCGGAGAATTCAAATGAAAAAGTGGAAGATACTGAG GTTTGGATTTCCCTTGACTACCAGAGAGTGGGTAGCATTTCTTCTGAGTCGTACCTCCAAAAGATGGCTGCAAGTGAGAATAGGCCTATAGAATTTTCAATGAAGCA ATCTGACTATGTCACCTCATTGTGCCCTATGACATCAAGTGACAGCAAGAAAGCTTCAAGGCCCCCTTTGAG TAGAGAAGTCAAACAGGCCATTCTGGGAAGATTCTGTGAAACTCATACATGTGCAGCTCTTAGGCCAAAAAGGACTAAAGTTCCGAAGTGGAAGCATTG GGAGTTCTTGGCACTTTCTTTGGAAGAACGGCTCAGAAAATGGCTTATTGAG GTTTCCCAAGTTAACCGGTTTGACGCTCTCATGCATCTTGCTCCAACCAACTCAATTCGTGAAGTTTTAGAGTTGCTTCAGCGTCACGCATATTTGGTGCGCGGGTTATGGGTTTGCAAAAGCTCCTTGCTATATAACGGTGCCGAAGTTGATGCTAGAGATTACATACTTTATCTTTTTACCAAGAATCAGTCTGTTCAACCAGTTCAGTTGAAGCAATTAAGAGTAAAAAGGGAGTCTATTGCAAGTATAATGACACCCTTGGCTATTCAAAGATTGGATTTCAAGGACTGGAAATTCAAAGAGCCTGTGGATTCATCCTTTTCAAAGCGATATCCTGAAATTGTCAAGGAACAAGAAAATGCTTGGTCTATTCGTGTGAAGAATATTTCGGATTCTTTAGAACTACATAAAGTTCCTACACATTTTACCTTGAAAACAAAGAGTTCTCCAAACCCAAATGTCTCCAAGAGTTTAACTTCAAGTAAAGTTGAACCTATCTCAAGTAGAGATGGCATTGCAAGGCCAGGGGGCAACACCATGTCAGCTGAAACTAAAAAGTTTCTTCATGAAGCTTTGGAAAAACTTTTCAGTGACCGGCAAGTTCGCAG TCTAAACTCTATTGTCCGCGACTTGCGAGAATTTGCAAAGCGCCGATCTGCTCTCCCTAAGGACAAAAGTCGAAACCTCATTAATGCTGCAACAAGTGGTGCCTCCGCCCCTTCAGCTGAGCTTCACTCGGTTGTTACTGAAGTTGCTGTTCAAATGCATGGTGTGTATATCATGAAGTCTTCAGAGAAAAAGTCATTGAG GTTGTAG
- the LOC109720458 gene encoding DNA-directed RNA polymerase III subunit RPC5 isoform X1, with amino-acid sequence MDDLDLDLDLDLDGASHRPAASSSRFRPKLKGKAPKQEPSDPPNPPPPPPQAPTAKPDPEIPLSAAPAAPPAAESTSAAMDLDVGGGGDDDGEDSVVREIEVFLTRGPLNDDARLYVMQYPLRPSWRPYELDERCVEVRVQPKEPKIEVDLSIDENSENYDREVPEHLRIKKQTLSSSTVPQVTSYAIGLRKSNQIFLNSIDAIVQLRPSMVHLDAEPQKRKHGTQNIEGKMVSENSNEKVEDTEVWISLDYQRVGSISSESYLQKMAASENRPIEFSMKQSDYVTSLCPMTSSDSKKASRPPLSREVKQAILGRFCETHTCAALRPKRTKVPKWKHWEFLALSLEERLRKWLIEVSQVNRFDALMHLAPTNSIREVLELLQRHAYLVRGLWVCKSSLLYNGAEVDARDYILYLFTKNQSVQPVQLKQLRVKRESIASIMTPLAIQRLDFKDWKFKEPVDSSFSKRYPEIVKEQENAWSIRVKNISDSLELHKVPTHFTLKTKSSPNPNVSKSLTSSKVEPISSRDGIARPGGNTMSAETKKFLHEALEKLFSDRQVRSLNSIVRDLREFAKRRSALPKDKSRNLINAATSGASAPSAELHSVVTEVAVQMHGVYIMKSSEKKSLRNVFLVLFRDKGPELRKEDILQQASRVLSRKVTEKEYSQVVDDICDETENGFLVLKSGD; translated from the exons ATGGACGACCTCGACCTCGACCTCGACCTCGACCTTGACGGCGCCTCCCACCGCCCCGCAGCCTCCTCCTCCCGCTTCCGCCCCAAGCTCAAGGGCAAGGCCCCCAAGCAAGAGCCCTCCGACCCCCcgaaccctcctcctcctcctcctcaggcTCCCACGGCGAAACCCGACCCCGAAATCCCCCTCTCCGCCGCGCCCGCCGCTCCCCCAGCGGCGGAGAGCACCAGCGCCGCGATGGACCTggacgtcggcggcggcggcgacgacgacggagAGGATTCGGTAGTGCGGGAGATTGAGGTATTCCTCACCCGGGGACCCCTCAACGATGACGCTAGG CTCTACGTCATGCAGTATCCGCTTAGGCCATCTTGGCGTCCATATGAATTGGATGAAAGATGTGTAGAG GTGCGGGTGCAACCTAAAGAACCGAAAATTGAAGTTGACTTGAGTATTGACGAAAACAGTGAAAACTATGATCGAGAGGTGCCTGAACATTTGAGAATAAAAAAGCAG ACGCTATCATCATCGACTGTACCTCAAGTAACAAGCTATGCCATTGGGCTGAGAAAAAGTAACCAA ATTTTCTTGAACTCAATCGATGCTATAGTGCAACTTCGGCCATCAATGGTGCATTTAGATGCTGAGCCACAAAAGAGAAAGCACGGCACTCAGAACATAGAG GGGAAAATGGTATCGGAGAATTCAAATGAAAAAGTGGAAGATACTGAG GTTTGGATTTCCCTTGACTACCAGAGAGTGGGTAGCATTTCTTCTGAGTCGTACCTCCAAAAGATGGCTGCAAGTGAGAATAGGCCTATAGAATTTTCAATGAAGCA ATCTGACTATGTCACCTCATTGTGCCCTATGACATCAAGTGACAGCAAGAAAGCTTCAAGGCCCCCTTTGAG TAGAGAAGTCAAACAGGCCATTCTGGGAAGATTCTGTGAAACTCATACATGTGCAGCTCTTAGGCCAAAAAGGACTAAAGTTCCGAAGTGGAAGCATTG GGAGTTCTTGGCACTTTCTTTGGAAGAACGGCTCAGAAAATGGCTTATTGAG GTTTCCCAAGTTAACCGGTTTGACGCTCTCATGCATCTTGCTCCAACCAACTCAATTCGTGAAGTTTTAGAGTTGCTTCAGCGTCACGCATATTTGGTGCGCGGGTTATGGGTTTGCAAAAGCTCCTTGCTATATAACGGTGCCGAAGTTGATGCTAGAGATTACATACTTTATCTTTTTACCAAGAATCAGTCTGTTCAACCAGTTCAGTTGAAGCAATTAAGAGTAAAAAGGGAGTCTATTGCAAGTATAATGACACCCTTGGCTATTCAAAGATTGGATTTCAAGGACTGGAAATTCAAAGAGCCTGTGGATTCATCCTTTTCAAAGCGATATCCTGAAATTGTCAAGGAACAAGAAAATGCTTGGTCTATTCGTGTGAAGAATATTTCGGATTCTTTAGAACTACATAAAGTTCCTACACATTTTACCTTGAAAACAAAGAGTTCTCCAAACCCAAATGTCTCCAAGAGTTTAACTTCAAGTAAAGTTGAACCTATCTCAAGTAGAGATGGCATTGCAAGGCCAGGGGGCAACACCATGTCAGCTGAAACTAAAAAGTTTCTTCATGAAGCTTTGGAAAAACTTTTCAGTGACCGGCAAGTTCGCAG TCTAAACTCTATTGTCCGCGACTTGCGAGAATTTGCAAAGCGCCGATCTGCTCTCCCTAAGGACAAAAGTCGAAACCTCATTAATGCTGCAACAAGTGGTGCCTCCGCCCCTTCAGCTGAGCTTCACTCGGTTGTTACTGAAGTTGCTGTTCAAATGCATGGTGTGTATATCATGAAGTCTTCAGAGAAAAAGTCATTGAG AAATGTATTCCTTGTGCTTTTTCGTGATAAAGGACCTGAACTGAGAAAGGAGGATATCCTTCAACAAGCTTCGCGTGTTCTCAGTAGAAAGGTCACTGAGAAAGAGTATAGTCAG GTTGTAGATGACATTTGCGATGAAACGGAAAATGGGTTTTTGGTGCTCAAAAGTGGTGATTAG
- the LOC109720458 gene encoding DNA-directed RNA polymerase III subunit RPC5 isoform X2: MDDLDLDLDLDLDGASHRPAASSSRFRPKLKGKAPKQEPSDPPNPPPPPPQAPTAKPDPEIPLSAAPAAPPAAESTSAAMDLDVGGGGDDDGEDSVVREIEVFLTRGPLNDDARLYVMQYPLRPSWRPYELDERCVEVRVQPKEPKIEVDLSIDENSENYDREVPEHLRIKKQTLSSSTVPQVTSYAIGLRKSNQIFLNSIDAIVQLRPSMVHLDAEPQKRKHGTQNIEGKMVSENSNEKVEDTEVWISLDYQRVGSISSESYLQKMAASENRPIEFSMKQSDYVTSLCPMTSSDSKKASRPPLREVKQAILGRFCETHTCAALRPKRTKVPKWKHWEFLALSLEERLRKWLIEVSQVNRFDALMHLAPTNSIREVLELLQRHAYLVRGLWVCKSSLLYNGAEVDARDYILYLFTKNQSVQPVQLKQLRVKRESIASIMTPLAIQRLDFKDWKFKEPVDSSFSKRYPEIVKEQENAWSIRVKNISDSLELHKVPTHFTLKTKSSPNPNVSKSLTSSKVEPISSRDGIARPGGNTMSAETKKFLHEALEKLFSDRQVRSLNSIVRDLREFAKRRSALPKDKSRNLINAATSGASAPSAELHSVVTEVAVQMHGVYIMKSSEKKSLRNVFLVLFRDKGPELRKEDILQQASRVLSRKVTEKEYSQVVDDICDETENGFLVLKSGD, encoded by the exons ATGGACGACCTCGACCTCGACCTCGACCTCGACCTTGACGGCGCCTCCCACCGCCCCGCAGCCTCCTCCTCCCGCTTCCGCCCCAAGCTCAAGGGCAAGGCCCCCAAGCAAGAGCCCTCCGACCCCCcgaaccctcctcctcctcctcctcaggcTCCCACGGCGAAACCCGACCCCGAAATCCCCCTCTCCGCCGCGCCCGCCGCTCCCCCAGCGGCGGAGAGCACCAGCGCCGCGATGGACCTggacgtcggcggcggcggcgacgacgacggagAGGATTCGGTAGTGCGGGAGATTGAGGTATTCCTCACCCGGGGACCCCTCAACGATGACGCTAGG CTCTACGTCATGCAGTATCCGCTTAGGCCATCTTGGCGTCCATATGAATTGGATGAAAGATGTGTAGAG GTGCGGGTGCAACCTAAAGAACCGAAAATTGAAGTTGACTTGAGTATTGACGAAAACAGTGAAAACTATGATCGAGAGGTGCCTGAACATTTGAGAATAAAAAAGCAG ACGCTATCATCATCGACTGTACCTCAAGTAACAAGCTATGCCATTGGGCTGAGAAAAAGTAACCAA ATTTTCTTGAACTCAATCGATGCTATAGTGCAACTTCGGCCATCAATGGTGCATTTAGATGCTGAGCCACAAAAGAGAAAGCACGGCACTCAGAACATAGAG GGGAAAATGGTATCGGAGAATTCAAATGAAAAAGTGGAAGATACTGAG GTTTGGATTTCCCTTGACTACCAGAGAGTGGGTAGCATTTCTTCTGAGTCGTACCTCCAAAAGATGGCTGCAAGTGAGAATAGGCCTATAGAATTTTCAATGAAGCA ATCTGACTATGTCACCTCATTGTGCCCTATGACATCAAGTGACAGCAAGAAAGCTTCAAGGCCCCCTTTGAG AGAAGTCAAACAGGCCATTCTGGGAAGATTCTGTGAAACTCATACATGTGCAGCTCTTAGGCCAAAAAGGACTAAAGTTCCGAAGTGGAAGCATTG GGAGTTCTTGGCACTTTCTTTGGAAGAACGGCTCAGAAAATGGCTTATTGAG GTTTCCCAAGTTAACCGGTTTGACGCTCTCATGCATCTTGCTCCAACCAACTCAATTCGTGAAGTTTTAGAGTTGCTTCAGCGTCACGCATATTTGGTGCGCGGGTTATGGGTTTGCAAAAGCTCCTTGCTATATAACGGTGCCGAAGTTGATGCTAGAGATTACATACTTTATCTTTTTACCAAGAATCAGTCTGTTCAACCAGTTCAGTTGAAGCAATTAAGAGTAAAAAGGGAGTCTATTGCAAGTATAATGACACCCTTGGCTATTCAAAGATTGGATTTCAAGGACTGGAAATTCAAAGAGCCTGTGGATTCATCCTTTTCAAAGCGATATCCTGAAATTGTCAAGGAACAAGAAAATGCTTGGTCTATTCGTGTGAAGAATATTTCGGATTCTTTAGAACTACATAAAGTTCCTACACATTTTACCTTGAAAACAAAGAGTTCTCCAAACCCAAATGTCTCCAAGAGTTTAACTTCAAGTAAAGTTGAACCTATCTCAAGTAGAGATGGCATTGCAAGGCCAGGGGGCAACACCATGTCAGCTGAAACTAAAAAGTTTCTTCATGAAGCTTTGGAAAAACTTTTCAGTGACCGGCAAGTTCGCAG TCTAAACTCTATTGTCCGCGACTTGCGAGAATTTGCAAAGCGCCGATCTGCTCTCCCTAAGGACAAAAGTCGAAACCTCATTAATGCTGCAACAAGTGGTGCCTCCGCCCCTTCAGCTGAGCTTCACTCGGTTGTTACTGAAGTTGCTGTTCAAATGCATGGTGTGTATATCATGAAGTCTTCAGAGAAAAAGTCATTGAG AAATGTATTCCTTGTGCTTTTTCGTGATAAAGGACCTGAACTGAGAAAGGAGGATATCCTTCAACAAGCTTCGCGTGTTCTCAGTAGAAAGGTCACTGAGAAAGAGTATAGTCAG GTTGTAGATGACATTTGCGATGAAACGGAAAATGGGTTTTTGGTGCTCAAAAGTGGTGATTAG
- the LOC109720458 gene encoding DNA-directed RNA polymerase III subunit RPC5 isoform X3, producing MDDLDLDLDLDLDGASHRPAASSSRFRPKLKGKAPKQEPSDPPNPPPPPPQAPTAKPDPEIPLSAAPAAPPAAESTSAAMDLDVGGGGDDDGEDSVVREIEVFLTRGPLNDDARLYVMQYPLRPSWRPYELDERCVEVRVQPKEPKIEVDLSIDENSENYDREVPEHLRIKKQTLSSSTVPQVTSYAIGLRKSNQIFLNSIDAIVQLRPSMVHLDAEPQKRKHGTQNIEGKMVSENSNEKVEDTEVWISLDYQRVGSISSESYLQKMAASENRPIEFSMKQSDYVTSLCPMTSSDSKKASRPPLREFLALSLEERLRKWLIEVSQVNRFDALMHLAPTNSIREVLELLQRHAYLVRGLWVCKSSLLYNGAEVDARDYILYLFTKNQSVQPVQLKQLRVKRESIASIMTPLAIQRLDFKDWKFKEPVDSSFSKRYPEIVKEQENAWSIRVKNISDSLELHKVPTHFTLKTKSSPNPNVSKSLTSSKVEPISSRDGIARPGGNTMSAETKKFLHEALEKLFSDRQVRSLNSIVRDLREFAKRRSALPKDKSRNLINAATSGASAPSAELHSVVTEVAVQMHGVYIMKSSEKKSLRNVFLVLFRDKGPELRKEDILQQASRVLSRKVTEKEYSQVVDDICDETENGFLVLKSGD from the exons ATGGACGACCTCGACCTCGACCTCGACCTCGACCTTGACGGCGCCTCCCACCGCCCCGCAGCCTCCTCCTCCCGCTTCCGCCCCAAGCTCAAGGGCAAGGCCCCCAAGCAAGAGCCCTCCGACCCCCcgaaccctcctcctcctcctcctcaggcTCCCACGGCGAAACCCGACCCCGAAATCCCCCTCTCCGCCGCGCCCGCCGCTCCCCCAGCGGCGGAGAGCACCAGCGCCGCGATGGACCTggacgtcggcggcggcggcgacgacgacggagAGGATTCGGTAGTGCGGGAGATTGAGGTATTCCTCACCCGGGGACCCCTCAACGATGACGCTAGG CTCTACGTCATGCAGTATCCGCTTAGGCCATCTTGGCGTCCATATGAATTGGATGAAAGATGTGTAGAG GTGCGGGTGCAACCTAAAGAACCGAAAATTGAAGTTGACTTGAGTATTGACGAAAACAGTGAAAACTATGATCGAGAGGTGCCTGAACATTTGAGAATAAAAAAGCAG ACGCTATCATCATCGACTGTACCTCAAGTAACAAGCTATGCCATTGGGCTGAGAAAAAGTAACCAA ATTTTCTTGAACTCAATCGATGCTATAGTGCAACTTCGGCCATCAATGGTGCATTTAGATGCTGAGCCACAAAAGAGAAAGCACGGCACTCAGAACATAGAG GGGAAAATGGTATCGGAGAATTCAAATGAAAAAGTGGAAGATACTGAG GTTTGGATTTCCCTTGACTACCAGAGAGTGGGTAGCATTTCTTCTGAGTCGTACCTCCAAAAGATGGCTGCAAGTGAGAATAGGCCTATAGAATTTTCAATGAAGCA ATCTGACTATGTCACCTCATTGTGCCCTATGACATCAAGTGACAGCAAGAAAGCTTCAAGGCCCCCTTTGAG GGAGTTCTTGGCACTTTCTTTGGAAGAACGGCTCAGAAAATGGCTTATTGAG GTTTCCCAAGTTAACCGGTTTGACGCTCTCATGCATCTTGCTCCAACCAACTCAATTCGTGAAGTTTTAGAGTTGCTTCAGCGTCACGCATATTTGGTGCGCGGGTTATGGGTTTGCAAAAGCTCCTTGCTATATAACGGTGCCGAAGTTGATGCTAGAGATTACATACTTTATCTTTTTACCAAGAATCAGTCTGTTCAACCAGTTCAGTTGAAGCAATTAAGAGTAAAAAGGGAGTCTATTGCAAGTATAATGACACCCTTGGCTATTCAAAGATTGGATTTCAAGGACTGGAAATTCAAAGAGCCTGTGGATTCATCCTTTTCAAAGCGATATCCTGAAATTGTCAAGGAACAAGAAAATGCTTGGTCTATTCGTGTGAAGAATATTTCGGATTCTTTAGAACTACATAAAGTTCCTACACATTTTACCTTGAAAACAAAGAGTTCTCCAAACCCAAATGTCTCCAAGAGTTTAACTTCAAGTAAAGTTGAACCTATCTCAAGTAGAGATGGCATTGCAAGGCCAGGGGGCAACACCATGTCAGCTGAAACTAAAAAGTTTCTTCATGAAGCTTTGGAAAAACTTTTCAGTGACCGGCAAGTTCGCAG TCTAAACTCTATTGTCCGCGACTTGCGAGAATTTGCAAAGCGCCGATCTGCTCTCCCTAAGGACAAAAGTCGAAACCTCATTAATGCTGCAACAAGTGGTGCCTCCGCCCCTTCAGCTGAGCTTCACTCGGTTGTTACTGAAGTTGCTGTTCAAATGCATGGTGTGTATATCATGAAGTCTTCAGAGAAAAAGTCATTGAG AAATGTATTCCTTGTGCTTTTTCGTGATAAAGGACCTGAACTGAGAAAGGAGGATATCCTTCAACAAGCTTCGCGTGTTCTCAGTAGAAAGGTCACTGAGAAAGAGTATAGTCAG GTTGTAGATGACATTTGCGATGAAACGGAAAATGGGTTTTTGGTGCTCAAAAGTGGTGATTAG